One Ciconia boyciana chromosome 9, ASM3463844v1, whole genome shotgun sequence genomic window carries:
- the LOC140656881 gene encoding protocadherin alpha-6-like — protein MDPPLTVSTAAPEATGELRAGGACEAAEQHTVSLQAQKRRRSGEAAPPRCGGEPGCERGGAARGGQESRCVRAAAGSRAGLVVRVAAAAAMVVCWGLVVRVLVLQAAWALGGGQVRYSVPEEAKAGTVVGRLAQDLGLAAGEPEARRLRLVAQGRQASVEVSGASGALVVSSRLDREELCGKSAPCALRLEVLVERPLRVFHVELEVTDINDNAPLFPAARKNLSIAELSLPGSRFPLEGASDADIGANAQLSYTLNPTEHFSLDVKSSDENRKSLFLVLAKSLDRERVPVHRLMLTASDGGRPSLTGTMELVISVLDANDNAPQFNQSVYKVQLPESAAEGTLVAWVNATDPDEGLNKEFSYSIVSSLPAGEKGIFSINLKTGEVRLTGALDFEDVRLHELQIEARDKGWPPLSGHCSVELEVLDVNDNAPEVWVTSLSVPVPEDAAVGTVVALLSVSDRDSGANGRVRCAVWPAAPFGLVATFAGSYSLVLREALDRERVPEYEVEVRAEDGGAPPLRASRGVRVPVSDVNDNAPAFAQAVYTVLARENNAAGAELARLWARDPDEAGNGRVSYSVAEGGGGGAAAGGGWRPASSYVSVDAESGRLWALQPLDYEELQVLQFEVRAVDAGEPPLCGNATVQLFVVDENDNAPALLPPAGGGPGPGAAGEAASGPGSGALWAWAAWGAPAGQVVAKIRAVDADSGYNAWLRYELWEPRGKGPFRVGLYSGEVSTARVLEEADGPRQRLVIVVRDHGEPARSATATLSVSLVEGAEAALAAAGSSSSSGAGLRPAEGSAAAAATNVWLVVAICAVSSLFLLAVVLYGASRWAPRAAVLSGPGPATLVCASEVGSWSYSQRQSRSLCVAEGAGKSDLMVFSPNFPPPPPGPAAKETQPEPPALLDTVQDLAVVELHGVRTGPPV, from the exons ATGGATCCGCCTTTGACGGTCTCCACGGCGGCGCCGGAGGCGACTGGTGAGCTGCGAGCGGGG GGAGCGTGTGAGGCGGCGGAGCAGCACACGGTGTCGCTGCAGGCTCAGAAACGGCGGCGGAGCGGCGAGGCGGCTCCGCCCCGGTGCGGCGGAGAGCCCGGCTGTGAGCgcgggggggcggcgcggggcgggcaggaGAGCCGGTGCgtccgggcggcggcggggagccgtGCGGGGCTCGTGGTgcgggtggcggcggcggcggcgatgGTCGTGTGCTGGGGGCTCGTGGTGcgggtgctggtgctgcaggcGGCCTGGGCGCTGGGCGGCGGGCAGGTGCGCTACTCGGTGCCGGAGGAAGCCAAGGCCGGGACGGTGGTGGGCCGGCTGGCGCAGGACCTGGGCCTGGCGGCGGGCGAGCCGGAGGCGCGGCGGCTGCGGCTGGTGGCGCAAGGCCGGCAGGCGAGCGTGGAGGTGAGCGGGGCGAGCGGGGCGCTGGTGGTGAGCTCGCGGCTGGACCGGGAGGAGCTGTGCGGGAAGAGCGCGCCGTGCGCCCTGCGCCTGGAGGTGCTGGTGGAGCGGCCGCTGCGCGTCTTCCACGTGGAGCTGGAGGTCACCGACATCAACGACAACGCCCCGCTCTTCCCCGCCGCCCGGAAAAACCTCAGCATCGCGGAATTGTCGCTGCCAGGGTCTCGTTTCCCGCTGGAGGGCGCGTCCGATGCAGATATCGGAGCCAACGCGCAGCTCTCCTATACGCTCAACCCCACGGAGCACTTCAGTCTCGATGTAAAATCTTCTGATGAAAACAGGAAATCTTTATTCCTGGTGCTCGCGAAATCTCTGGACCGCGAGAGGGTGCCTGTGCACCGGTTGATGCTGACGGCGAGTGACGGTGGCCGGCCGTCGCTGACGGGCACGATGGAGCTGGTGATCTCGGTGCTGGACGCGAACGACAACGCGCCCCAGTTCAACCAGTCGGTGTATAAAGTGCAGCTGCCGGAGAGTGCTGCAGAGGGGACGCTGGTGGCGTGGGTGAACGCCACGGATCCGGACGAGGGTCTTAATAAGGAGTTCTCTTACAGTATCGTCAGCTCGCTTCCTGCTGGTGAGAAAGGTATATTCAGCATTAATCTGAAGACGGGCGAGGTCAGACTGACTGGCGCCCTGGACTTTGAAGACGTCCGTTTACACGAGTTGCAAATCGAAGCGAGAGACAAAGGTTGGCCCCCACTGTCGGGTCACTGCAGCGTGGAGCTGGAGGTGCTGGACGTGAACGACAACGCGCCGGAGGTGTGGGTGACGTCGCTGTCGGTGCCGGTGCCGGAGGACGCGGCGGTGGGGACGGTGGTGGCGCTGCTGAGCGTGTCGGACCGGGACTCGGGGGCGAACGGGCGGGTGCGCTGCGCGGTGTGGCCGGCGGCGCCGTTCGGGCTGGTGGCGACGTTCGCGGGCTCGTACTCGCTGGTGCTGCGGGAGGCGCTGGACCGGGAGCGGGTGCCGGAGTACGAGGTGGAGGTGCGGGCGGAGGACGGCGGGGCGCCGCCGCTGCGCGCCAGCCGCGGGGTGCGGGTGCCGGTGTCGGACGTGAACGACAACGCGCCGGCGTTCGCGCAAGCCGTGTACACGGTACTGGCGCGGGAGAACAacgcggcgggcgcggagctGGCGCGGCTGTGGGCGCGGGACCCGGACGAGGCGGGCAACGGGCGCGTGAGCTACTCGGtggcggagggcggcggcgggggcgcggcggcgggcggggggtgGCGGCCGGCGTCGAGCTACGTGTCGGTGGACGCGGAGAGCGGGCGGCTGTGGGCGCTGCAGCCCTTGGACTACgaggagctgcaggtgctgcagtTCGAGGTGCGGGCGGTGGACGCGGGGGAGCCGCCGCTGTGCGGCAACGCCACGGTGCAGCTCTTCGTGGTGGACGAGAACGACAACGCGCCGGCGCTGCTCCCGCCTgccggcggcgggccggggcccggggccgcgggcgaGGCGGCGTCGGGGCCGGGCTCGGGGGCGTTGTGGGCGTGGGCGGCGTGGGGGGCTCCGGCGGGGCAGGTGGTGGCGAAGATCCGCGCGGTGGACGCGGACTCGGGCTACAACGCGTGGCTGCGCTACGAGCTGTGGGAGCCGCGGGGGAAGGGCCCGTTCCGCGTGGGGCTGTACAGCGGCGAGGTGAGCACGGCgcgggtgctggaggaggcGGACGGCCCGCGGCAGAGGCTGGTGATCGTGGTGCGGGACCACGGCGAGCCGGCGCGCTCGGCCACGGCCACGCTGAGCGTGTCGCTGGTGGAGGGCGCCGAGGCGGCGCTGGCGGCCGCGGGCTCGTCGTCGTCGTCgggggcggggctgcggccggcggagggcagcgcggcggcggcggcgacgaACGTGTGGCTGGTGGTGGCCATCTGCGCGGTGTCGAGCCTCTTCCTGCTGGCGGTGGTGCTGTACGGGGCGTCGCGGTGGGCGCCGCGGGCGGCCGTGCTGTCGGGGCCCGGGCCGGCGACGCTGGTGTGCGCCAGCGAAGTGGGGAGCTGGTCGTACTCGCAGCGCCAGAGCCGGAGCCTGTGCGTGGCGGAGGGGGCGGGCAAGAGCGACCTGATGGTTTTCAGCCCCAActtcccgccgccgccgcccggccccgcggcgaaGGAGACGCAGCCGGAGCCGCCCGCTCTCCTGGACACG gtgcaggaccttgcagtTGTTGAACTTCATGGAGTTCGCACAGGCCCACCTGTCTAG